Proteins found in one Perca fluviatilis chromosome 9, GENO_Pfluv_1.0, whole genome shotgun sequence genomic segment:
- the LOC120565788 gene encoding transcription factor COE3-like codes for MPHNNQEIILKRAADLTEALYSVPRSHNQLPSLTGSAAHSGMMGVNSFSSQLAVNISEASQADQGYSRNSNSVSPRGYVPTSTPQQSNYNTITSTMNGYGAGMTNLGVPGSPSFLNGSTNSAYATMAGLIVPPM; via the exons ATGCCCCACAACAATCAG GAGATCATCCTGAAGCGAGCGGCCGACCTCACCGAGGCGCTCTACAGCGTCCCCCGCAGCCACAACCAGCTGCCGTCCCTCACCGGCTCTGCCGCGCACTCGGGGATGATGGGAGTCAACTCGTTCAGCAGCCAGCTCGCCGTCAACATCTCCGAGGCCTCGCAGGCCGACCAGG GTTACTCCCGTAACTCGAACAGCGTGTCTCCTCGCGGCTACGTGCCGACCTCCACGCCTCAGCAGTCCAACTACAACACCATCACGTCCACCATGAACGGATACGGAGCCGGGATGACCAACCTGGGCGTGCCCGGGTCCCCCAGCTTCCTCAACGGCTCCACCAACTCTGCTTACGCAA